The genomic DNA GCTCTGTGCTGAAATTATAGTATAACGGCTTACTAGGTGATAGTTAGCGATATATAAAAACAGTGTTTTCGAAAGGGAAATCTTTATTCTTTCAAAAGCACTGTTTTTCTTTGTTTAATTCTATTTTTATCTATAAATATATAAATTAGATTTTAAATAATTCAAAAAATAACAACATTTTACAATAAAATATGATATATTAAATACAAGAAATAGATAATATGGCTAAAAATGGATCGGGGGAAACAGATGAATACGATTCTTCCAACGTCAAATGAAGTAGACGATATGTTTAGCCAAGCAGGACAAGTTCTAGCCGCCAGGCCAAGAATCATCGTATCGCCGCAAATCCGGAGCGCCGCAAAGATGAAGCAGGACGCCGCTGCGACGGAGAAGCTGCTGGATCTGATAGAGTTAACGATCGAGCGATTGTTCGGCGGGGATATGGTGCGGGTAGCCCGCTGGCTAGGCTATTCGGATACGGTGCTGCGCTGGGTTCAAGCCAGTCCGCGCCTGGACAGACGGCATGTACTGGTCCGCAGTGACATATATGACGATCACGGTGAGCCCAAATTGCTGGAATTAAACTTGGGAAGCAGTGTAGGCGGGCTGCTGGAAGCTTCCTTTCATTCAATCCTGCTTAAGCTGCCATCGGTTCGTGAGGCCGTTCGCAAGCAGGAGGCTGAATGGTTGCAGACGCTAAGCGAATGGGCCTGGCATGTGGTAGGGTCGTTTCTCTCGCATCACGCAAATCCGCTGATGGCTTTTGTCGAAAGTGACTTCTCGATGCCCGCCATGCAGGCGACGCTGAAGCACATCGCTGACCGGTTTCATGAGATCACCAAGACACGGGTAACGGTATGCACGCCGAAGGAGCTTGAGCGCCGGAAGGATGGACTTTATGCCAGGGGCGAGAAGGTAGATGTCATTTACCGACTATTCGAACTGGAGGATTTGCAGCGGTCCCCCTCTGAGTTTGAACATATACTTGACGCGCTGGAGGATCGCCTCGTAGAAATGCCGATGGGTTTCTCCTGCCGGATTGCCGGCAGCAAGGCATTGTTTGCCCTTCTGTCCGATCCTGCATATCAGACAGGCCTTTCAGTGGAAGACACCAAATGGGTCAGACGGCATATACCCGAAACCAGACTGCTAACCACTAGGAATAGAGCTTATGCTCTGCGCGAGAGGGAACGATTGCTCATCAAACCTGCAGACGGATACGGTGGGGCAGGCATCATCTGCGGCTGGGAGGCGTCTGAAGCCGAGTGGGGCACCCGTATTGATTCCTATTTGTCCTCGGCATCTCAGGTAGCAAGGGCCGTCGTCCAGGAAAGAATTGCGCCTTCTACCGGTCCCGTTGTTATAGCGAAGCCGGGAGGTGCCGTTTATCAGGAACAGGCTAGTTTTTTATGGGGATGCTATCTGTTTGGAAACCGGCATATCGGGCATGTTTTACGGACAAAAGAGATCAAGGAGAGTTCTGTGATCAATTACGCGAACGGAGCAGCGATAGGTCCGGTCTTTTACAGCGAAGAGAAGGAAAGGACGGATGCCCGTGCAATCGATACTGATTTTATGCCGTGAAGAAACGCCGGATGTCACTGAACTGGCCGCCGCTTTAAATGGAAGGGGACTTGATACGATTTGCGCAAGGCCCTATGAAATTACGGTAGACATGGATATGTCAGGCACCCGCTTTAAATTCAATGACCAGACGCTGAATCTGGCTTGCGTGCTGGGCTGGGTGTCGCTGTCTCAGCGCGAGTATGGGCTGTGGCTGCTGAAGGCTTTTGAAATATGCGGGATCCCGGTAATTAACGGCTCAGATGTTCTCGGCAGCGGCCAAAATAAGTTCCTGAACTCGGTTTTGCTTACAGTGCATCAAATTCCGCATATCCCCACCCGGTTTATCGGCTCTTGTGAGCAATTGGAGGAAACAGCGGAAATATTAGAATTTCCCCTCGTACTGAAACCTGTAATTGGTGCAAAAGGCGAGCAGGTGGTGCGAGTTGATGATATAAACAGTCTGAGAAACCTGGCCCCTTATTACCTGCGGGATCATAAGGCGCTATACGTCCAGGCGTGCCTGGACAAGCCGGGCAGGGATATTCGTGTCAGAGTTGTGGATTACAGAGCAGAATTTGCTTTTTTTCGCTATGCAGTCGATGGGGGCTTTTTGACGAATTTGTCCAGCGGGGGAACCTGGGAGGCTTGTCCTCTTACACCGAGGATGATCGAGCTGGCCGAATTGTGTTCCCGCATATTTCAGGCACCCGTGGCAGGTGTCGATTTACTGGAAGTGGACGATGACGATTATGTTGTCATTGAAGTGAACACCACGCCCGCGATTACTTGGCCGCACATGGAAACCGTCAGACATGTGGCTGATTTAATCGAACAGAGGGTGCACTTATCATTCGGGCGCTAGGTCCGGGATGGTAGTTCATCATAAATTTAAAATTTCGTGATGAGGAGTGATTGAAGTGGTACTAAGTCCGGATCAGTTTGTGGAGAAGCTCAAAACTATTGTCGAGGAAAACAAGAAAATTACCCATCCGCTTTATCAGATTATTATGAAAGGGGAAGCAACACCGGAGCTTTTGAAAAACTTTGTGTTGCACCGCTATCATATCAAAAGCTTCTGGACCCGCAATATTTCGGCGATTCATTCAAAAACTCCAGATGTCGAAGTACGCAAGGAGCTCGCCGAGAACATTTACGAGGAGGAGACCGGCCAGCTTACTGGAACGATGCGGCATCTTGAACTGTTCTTCAAAATCGGCGAGCAATTCGGCCTGACGTGGGAGGACATTGAAAACTGCGATATTCTCCCCGAATCCGAGGCAGTCATTGAATGGAACAATAAGGTTTGCGGGCCGGATCATCATTTGGTAGAGGCTGTAGCTGCATTGATCGTATATATGGAAGGACAGCCGCCAGTTACTTGGGATGGACGAACGATGAATGAAGCGATGAAGCATTTTTATAACCTGAACCAGGAAGGCGTGCAGTATTTTACGATCCACAGCTCCAATGATATGGAGGTGGAGGAGGATCATGCGGAAGCCGGATACAATATTCTCCGCAAATATGCAATAACCGAGGAGCTGCAGGAGAAGGCAATCGCAGCCCTGTATAAATCGATTGAAGTACGTATGAAGCATTTTAGTGCGATCCTTCGCGTAACCGGAATTGAAGCGGAAGCAGAGCCCGTTCTTGGATAGACCGTTCCAGACAGTTAATAGGAAGTCCTTGCGATAAGGGTTTCCTATTAACTGATTTATCTAAGGAATCCCTCATATACGAAGGAGGATTTTATGGCCCAGCTGATAGATGTAACCTTGCGAGACGGCGGATACGTTAACGGTTTTGATTTTTCGTTAGAGGCTGCAAAACACATTGTAAGCGGGCTGCAAAAGGCGGGTGTGGACTGGATCGAGATCGGCTACAGGAACGGCCCGGCCAAGGGAACGGCGGGACTGGGCATGACGGCAGCTACGAATGATGATTATATAGCGGCATTAAAGGAGTTTGCGCCGCTCGCCAACCTGGTCGTCATGCTTCATCCGCACAACATTCAAGCCGAAGATCTTCGGTCTATGAAATCGCTGGGCGTGTCGCTCGTGCGCGTATGCCTTAGGCAGGACCTCTTAGAAGAGGGGCTGGATACGATTCGGGAATGCACAAGGATAGGGCTGTCTACCTCGGCGAATTTTGTGCGAATCACTTATTTTACGAGCCAAGAAATAAAGCAAATGACGCTGAAAGCGGAGGCAGCCGGAGCAGACATCGTCTACTTTGCCGATTCCAATGGGCACTTGGTACCAGATCAGGTGAAATCGATTGCCGATGTCCTGAAGTCCACGTTGACGATTCCGGTTGGCTTCCATGCGCACAACAACCTGTCCATGGGTCTGGCCAATACGGTAGCAGCGCTGGAGTGTGGCGTGGATTGGGTAGACAGCTCCTTGCGCGGCATGGGGCGAAGCGGCGGGAACCTGGCTACAGAAGTGTTTGCCGCCTATATGGAGCGCTGCTTCGGAGCCGCCCGCTATAAGCTGATTGAAATGATGGACACTGCGGAATTTGTACAGGAAGAAATCCTTCTGTCTGAACAATATATGACACCGATGACCAAAGATATTTTGTTTGGCATGATGAACTTCTCGACAGATTTAAAACAGTTGATTATGGATGCAGCTCTACAGCACAACGTGTACTGGAAGGAGCTTGCATATGGGCTCGGCACATACCCCCCGGATAAAATCACGGGCGAGGATATTGCTTTTATTGCTTCCCGAATCAAAAAAAACAATCGGGAGCTGCAGCATCTGTGAGGTGATTCCAGGTGAGTAGCCTCTTGAAGCATATGGTTGTCAGCGGCCAGCCGCTCCAGCGGGGAGCGCAATACGGGGAGGAGTTCCGGCGAGAAATCAGAGATTTTTTGGATGATAATATCGCACGGATCAACAGCGTCAGATGCCAGCCATTAACCTTGAAAGAAGCGTTAAGCATGACCGACAGCTACATTCCGCATATTGAAGCTTGCACTCCCGAACTCGCCGAGGAGATCAAAGGGTTGGCGCAAGGGGCCGGAATCAGCTACCGGGAGGGCATGCTGCTTCAGCTTCGGCGTGAGA from Paenibacillus woosongensis includes the following:
- a CDS encoding ATP-grasp domain-containing protein, whose product is MQSILILCREETPDVTELAAALNGRGLDTICARPYEITVDMDMSGTRFKFNDQTLNLACVLGWVSLSQREYGLWLLKAFEICGIPVINGSDVLGSGQNKFLNSVLLTVHQIPHIPTRFIGSCEQLEETAEILEFPLVLKPVIGAKGEQVVRVDDINSLRNLAPYYLRDHKALYVQACLDKPGRDIRVRVVDYRAEFAFFRYAVDGGFLTNLSSGGTWEACPLTPRMIELAELCSRIFQAPVAGVDLLEVDDDDYVVIEVNTTPAITWPHMETVRHVADLIEQRVHLSFGR
- a CDS encoding TenA family transcriptional regulator — its product is MVLSPDQFVEKLKTIVEENKKITHPLYQIIMKGEATPELLKNFVLHRYHIKSFWTRNISAIHSKTPDVEVRKELAENIYEEETGQLTGTMRHLELFFKIGEQFGLTWEDIENCDILPESEAVIEWNNKVCGPDHHLVEAVAALIVYMEGQPPVTWDGRTMNEAMKHFYNLNQEGVQYFTIHSSNDMEVEEDHAEAGYNILRKYAITEELQEKAIAALYKSIEVRMKHFSAILRVTGIEAEAEPVLG